In the Streptomyces sp. cg36 genome, one interval contains:
- a CDS encoding polysaccharide deacetylase family protein, translating into MRAEIQWPGGHKVVALVTVALELWSPGRWPAYAPMAAAWPLPGDDDTHSTSWANYGVTTGIWRLLDVLGDLPATVGVSGLVAERHPAAVRAAHEAGHEIAAHSWAQDVVPASLDIEAERTNIHRCTDVLHQVTGVRPTGWLSPRATGSRRTAELLAEAGYRWSGDHSDHDLPQVLPTAHGPLVSLMHSDHSDVRDTAAGPYVYRDLHRELLDQLLAAPGPGVFHLTLHAHVGGRPLLAGMASQILDHIRASDDVWVATHAQVAEHVLTHQGTTS; encoded by the coding sequence ATGAGAGCAGAGATTCAATGGCCCGGCGGACACAAGGTCGTCGCGCTGGTCACCGTCGCGTTGGAGCTGTGGTCACCGGGCCGTTGGCCCGCCTACGCGCCGATGGCCGCGGCGTGGCCACTGCCCGGCGACGACGACACGCACAGCACCTCCTGGGCCAACTACGGCGTCACCACCGGCATCTGGCGACTGCTCGACGTCCTCGGTGACCTGCCCGCCACCGTCGGCGTCAGCGGACTGGTGGCCGAGCGGCACCCCGCGGCCGTCCGGGCCGCGCACGAGGCCGGCCACGAGATCGCCGCGCACTCCTGGGCCCAGGACGTGGTGCCCGCGTCGCTCGACATCGAGGCCGAGCGGACCAATATCCATCGCTGCACCGACGTCCTTCACCAGGTCACGGGCGTGCGACCCACGGGGTGGCTGAGCCCGCGCGCCACCGGCTCCCGGCGCACCGCCGAGCTGCTCGCCGAGGCCGGATACCGCTGGAGCGGCGACCACAGCGACCACGACCTCCCGCAGGTCCTGCCCACCGCTCACGGTCCCCTGGTCTCCCTCATGCACAGCGACCACTCCGACGTACGCGACACCGCAGCCGGCCCGTACGTCTACCGCGACCTGCACCGAGAGCTGCTGGACCAGCTGCTCGCCGCCCCCGGCCCCGGCGTCTTCCACCTGACCCTTCATGCCCACGTCGGGGGCCGACCGCTCCTCGCGGGCATGGCCAGCCAGATCCTCGACCACATCCGTGCGTCCGACGACGTCTGGGTCGCCACCCACGCCCAGGTGGCCGAACACGTCCTCACCCACCAAGGAACAACGTCATGA
- a CDS encoding winged helix-turn-helix transcriptional regulator yields the protein MRAYSGSVFLADCPARLAIEIIADKWAVVVLFALSRQPCRHGELVDLIGGISRKVLTQTLRRLQGYGLVDRHAGAGKAEYVLTDLGRTLVEPIAVLTEWAHVHGAAVVEFQESEADPV from the coding sequence ATGCGTGCGTACTCCGGAAGCGTCTTCCTCGCCGACTGCCCGGCCCGGCTGGCGATCGAGATCATCGCTGACAAGTGGGCCGTGGTGGTGCTGTTCGCCCTGAGCCGACAACCGTGCAGACACGGCGAGTTGGTGGATCTGATCGGCGGAATCTCGCGGAAGGTGCTGACCCAGACGCTGCGGCGGTTGCAGGGGTACGGCCTGGTCGACCGCCACGCCGGGGCCGGGAAGGCCGAGTACGTGCTGACCGACTTGGGCCGGACGCTGGTGGAGCCGATCGCCGTGCTGACGGAGTGGGCTCACGTGCACGGTGCGGCCGTGGTGGAATTCCAGGAGTCCGAAGCGGACCCGGTTTAG
- a CDS encoding alpha/beta hydrolase, translating into MSKEQRARIDAMMRQPRPEGPRSVEELRTGFAALMAQMSVPDTIRTTQTTLGDRPALHVEPNDTPRAGTILYFHGGGFVFGSPETALSLTGHLVARTGFQSYSLDYRLAPEHPFPAALDDTLSAYRNLLDSGTDPSTIAFAGDSAGGGLTITTCLAARDAELPLPAAVVAFSPGLDATRTGESMHTKEGIDPIFTRAALERTGAMYLAGADPHQPLLSPAVLADLTGFPPLLIQAGTNEILLDDSTRLATRARAAGVDVILDITADVPHVFQSFAGILDEADEALDRAALFLSQRIRPERAAHTSAR; encoded by the coding sequence ATGAGCAAGGAACAGCGCGCCCGGATCGACGCCATGATGCGGCAGCCGCGGCCCGAAGGCCCCCGGTCCGTCGAGGAGCTCCGCACCGGATTCGCGGCGCTGATGGCCCAGATGAGCGTGCCCGACACCATCCGCACCACGCAGACGACGCTCGGCGACCGGCCCGCCCTGCATGTCGAACCGAACGACACTCCCCGAGCCGGGACGATCCTGTACTTCCACGGCGGCGGCTTCGTGTTCGGCTCCCCCGAGACCGCCCTGTCGCTCACGGGACATCTCGTGGCCAGGACCGGCTTCCAGTCGTACTCGCTCGACTACCGGCTGGCCCCCGAGCACCCCTTCCCGGCCGCACTCGACGACACCCTGAGCGCGTATCGCAACCTCCTCGACAGCGGCACCGACCCGTCGACCATCGCGTTCGCCGGAGACTCCGCCGGTGGCGGCCTCACCATCACCACCTGCCTCGCCGCCCGGGACGCGGAGCTGCCCCTGCCCGCGGCCGTCGTGGCGTTCTCCCCCGGCCTCGACGCCACCCGCACGGGCGAGAGCATGCACACCAAGGAGGGCATCGACCCGATCTTCACCCGCGCAGCCCTTGAACGTACCGGGGCCATGTACCTCGCCGGGGCCGACCCCCACCAGCCCCTGCTCAGCCCGGCTGTCCTCGCCGACCTGACCGGCTTCCCGCCACTGCTGATCCAGGCGGGCACGAACGAGATCCTGCTGGACGACTCCACGCGCCTCGCCACCCGTGCGAGGGCGGCCGGGGTGGACGTCATTCTGGACATCACCGCCGACGTGCCGCACGTGTTCCAGTCGTTCGCCGGCATCCTGGACGAGGCGGACGAGGCACTGGACCGCGCCGCCCTCTTCCTCAGCCAGCGCATTCGCCCTGAGCGCGCGGCACACACGTCAGCGCGGTAG
- a CDS encoding MarR family winged helix-turn-helix transcriptional regulator — protein MASKLSSETVDLPGFFADLVRCETRLYNALNDRLRERHAIVTSQYEFLRYLREHPGSRVADLAAEFAIGVGATSKGVDRLEKQGCVVRQPNPSDRRSSLLALTGDGSRLVDAAEKTFTEGLAELIGDTLDGSAASAAAHALATLRSALEHHQIGTPTG, from the coding sequence GTGGCATCTAAATTGAGCAGTGAGACCGTCGACCTCCCTGGATTCTTCGCCGACTTGGTCAGGTGCGAGACGCGTCTGTACAACGCGCTCAACGACCGTCTGCGCGAGCGGCACGCAATCGTCACCTCGCAGTACGAGTTCCTGCGCTACCTGCGCGAGCACCCCGGATCCCGCGTGGCGGACCTCGCTGCCGAGTTCGCCATCGGCGTCGGGGCGACCAGCAAGGGCGTCGACCGCCTGGAGAAACAGGGATGTGTCGTGCGGCAGCCCAATCCGTCCGACCGCCGGTCCTCCCTGCTGGCCCTGACCGGCGACGGCTCGCGGCTCGTCGACGCTGCGGAGAAGACCTTCACCGAGGGACTCGCCGAACTGATCGGGGACACGCTCGACGGCTCAGCTGCCTCGGCCGCCGCCCACGCCCTCGCCACGCTGCGCTCCGCGCTCGAACACCACCAGATCGGCACGCCCACGGGCTGA
- a CDS encoding phenylacetate--CoA ligase family protein: MFGTMIRQIRYGAQMLGGGQLTVSGLRGTVADLRATIEEFGEPGEEAAVMLPGGTEPDPQIQRTMADRRLKLTVRQAAAHVPYYRRLFADLDLNPRDISLDTLALLPPTPKSALRAASSAFVSERSEPVLLAQTTGTTGTPTSVWFSQYELELAAALSAMSFLMGSGLRSRHIVLSTISSRATLAKLNVQRSLAMVGAGFLAMGTVDPRIIIDRLATPMRLPGKEPQVTHLIVTASVLGGLVQTAERDGWAPADFGLRQIFVGGEILSDPLRSRAEEAFGARITDTYSMTETMPTAGLACEQGHLHLSAEQAHIEVLDPLTHTPAGPGEPGTLVVTPYTQYRDTTLLLRYDTGDLVRRLPGTEPLTCTLHGMPATSRILGRHSNLPTELTARAVLDRLQGERRLPLPTRYAVSAAPDGPRLYVVADRPSAALLGSVEERCDGLGLSSVVLVEEPGELPAPCHVRADLTEHSFELPAPRLQPVRSAP, from the coding sequence GTGTTCGGGACCATGATCCGGCAGATCCGGTACGGCGCACAGATGCTGGGCGGCGGGCAGCTGACCGTGAGCGGTCTGCGGGGGACCGTGGCCGATCTGCGGGCGACGATCGAGGAGTTCGGCGAGCCCGGTGAGGAAGCCGCCGTGATGCTGCCGGGCGGCACCGAGCCGGATCCGCAGATCCAGCGGACGATGGCCGACCGCCGACTCAAACTGACGGTACGGCAAGCCGCCGCCCACGTCCCCTACTACCGCCGCCTCTTCGCCGACCTGGACCTGAACCCCCGGGACATCTCCCTCGACACGCTCGCGCTGCTGCCGCCGACGCCGAAGTCGGCGCTGCGCGCCGCGTCCTCGGCCTTCGTCTCCGAGCGCTCCGAGCCGGTCCTCCTCGCCCAGACCACCGGGACGACCGGCACACCGACGAGCGTGTGGTTCTCCCAGTACGAGCTCGAACTCGCCGCCGCGCTGTCGGCCATGTCGTTCCTGATGGGTTCCGGCCTGCGCAGCAGACACATCGTGCTCAGCACGATCAGCTCCCGGGCGACCCTGGCCAAGCTCAACGTCCAGCGCTCGCTCGCGATGGTCGGCGCCGGATTCCTCGCCATGGGGACCGTGGACCCCCGGATCATCATCGACCGGCTCGCCACCCCGATGCGGCTGCCGGGCAAAGAGCCCCAGGTCACCCACCTCATCGTCACCGCATCCGTCCTCGGCGGCCTCGTCCAGACCGCCGAGCGCGACGGCTGGGCCCCCGCCGACTTCGGCCTGCGGCAGATTTTCGTAGGCGGTGAAATACTCAGCGACCCGCTGCGCAGCCGTGCCGAAGAGGCGTTCGGGGCGCGGATCACCGACACGTATTCGATGACCGAGACGATGCCGACCGCCGGTCTGGCCTGCGAGCAGGGCCACCTCCACCTCTCCGCGGAACAGGCCCACATCGAGGTGCTCGACCCCCTGACCCACACCCCGGCCGGACCCGGCGAGCCCGGCACCCTGGTCGTGACGCCCTACACGCAGTACCGCGACACCACGCTCCTGCTGCGGTACGACACCGGCGACCTCGTCCGCCGCCTGCCCGGCACCGAACCCCTCACCTGCACCCTGCACGGCATGCCCGCCACCTCACGGATCCTCGGCCGGCACAGCAACCTCCCCACGGAGCTCACCGCTCGTGCCGTCCTCGACCGTCTCCAGGGCGAACGGCGCCTGCCGCTGCCGACCCGGTACGCGGTGTCGGCCGCTCCGGACGGCCCCCGGCTGTATGTGGTCGCGGACCGCCCGTCGGCGGCGCTGCTCGGCAGCGTCGAGGAACGGTGCGACGGCCTCGGTCTGAGCAGCGTGGTGCTGGTGGAGGAGCCCGGCGAACTCCCCGCCCCCTGCCACGTCAGGGCCGATCTGACCGAGCACAGCTTCGAGCTGCCTGCCCCGCGTCTCCAGCCGGTCCGGAGCGCCCCATGA
- a CDS encoding MBL fold metallo-hydrolase encodes MDLIQITPTVWQLPFPVGHVHVVRLPDGYALIDTGVPGSAPAILAALGQLGGRPQDVRQIVLTHSHVDHMGSAADLVAATGAEVLAGVLDAPYIRGTEPEPEPVFTASERVLHEQVMAGFADADVPPLKHVAVDRELRDGDTLDGWAETVRVLHVPGHTPGGIALHLASSSVLFTGDIVATAEGRAILGPFNVDRDEAVASFQRLAALDVETVCVPHGEPLRGGAGEVLRAAAPEGDWV; translated from the coding sequence ATGGACCTCATCCAGATCACCCCGACTGTCTGGCAACTTCCTTTCCCCGTCGGGCACGTTCACGTCGTGCGTCTGCCGGACGGATACGCCCTGATCGATACCGGTGTGCCGGGGTCCGCCCCGGCGATTCTGGCGGCCCTCGGTCAGCTGGGCGGCCGTCCTCAAGACGTGCGGCAGATCGTGCTGACCCACTCCCACGTCGACCACATGGGCTCGGCCGCGGATCTCGTCGCAGCAACGGGTGCCGAGGTCTTGGCCGGTGTGCTGGACGCCCCGTACATCCGCGGCACCGAGCCCGAACCCGAGCCGGTGTTCACTGCCTCGGAACGCGTCCTCCATGAGCAGGTCATGGCGGGATTCGCCGACGCGGACGTACCTCCTCTCAAGCACGTGGCGGTGGACAGGGAACTGCGCGACGGCGACACCCTCGACGGGTGGGCCGAGACGGTCCGCGTCCTGCATGTTCCCGGACACACTCCGGGAGGCATCGCGCTCCATCTCGCTTCCAGCAGCGTCTTGTTCACGGGTGACATCGTCGCGACGGCGGAGGGCCGGGCGATCCTCGGGCCGTTCAACGTCGACCGGGACGAGGCCGTCGCGTCCTTCCAGCGGTTGGCCGCGCTGGACGTGGAGACGGTGTGCGTGCCCCACGGCGAGCCGTTGCGGGGCGGTGCGGGCGAGGTGCTCCGGGCGGCTGCTCCGGAGGGGGACTGGGTGTGA
- a CDS encoding MgtC/SapB family protein, whose protein sequence is MHTLTTIEFLIRLATGVACGALIGVERQWRARMAGLRTNALVAAGATLFVLYSEAVADTGSPTRVASYVVSGIGFLGGGVILRDGGGVRGLNTAATLWCSAAVGVLAASGRLDLAVIGTLTVLAVHLVLRPAGRLIDRAPAAGTDPDTTLRATIHLECERTAETHIRALLLQALTTSGVTPTGLRTRRERDETTHLRATVVITGDVTGALELVVSRLSLEPDVRDLHWHVAHDDAEQEALA, encoded by the coding sequence GTGCACACCCTGACCACCATCGAGTTCCTGATCCGCCTGGCCACCGGAGTCGCCTGCGGCGCCCTGATCGGCGTGGAACGCCAGTGGCGGGCCCGGATGGCAGGTCTGCGGACCAACGCCCTCGTCGCGGCCGGCGCCACCCTGTTCGTCCTGTACAGCGAGGCCGTCGCCGACACCGGCAGCCCCACTCGCGTAGCCTCCTACGTCGTCTCCGGCATCGGATTCCTCGGCGGCGGCGTCATCCTGCGCGACGGGGGCGGCGTACGCGGTCTCAACACGGCGGCCACTCTGTGGTGTTCAGCCGCGGTCGGCGTGCTCGCCGCCTCCGGCCGCCTCGACCTGGCCGTCATCGGCACCTTGACCGTGCTCGCCGTCCACCTCGTCCTGCGCCCCGCCGGGCGGCTGATCGACCGCGCCCCGGCGGCCGGCACCGACCCCGACACCACACTCCGCGCCACCATCCACCTGGAGTGCGAACGCACCGCCGAAACACACATCCGCGCCCTGCTCCTCCAGGCCCTCACCACCTCCGGCGTCACACCGACCGGCCTGCGTACCCGCCGTGAACGCGACGAGACCACACATCTGCGCGCCACCGTGGTCATCACCGGCGACGTGACCGGCGCGCTCGAACTGGTCGTCTCCCGGCTCTCCCTGGAACCGGACGTGCGCGACCTGCACTGGCACGTCGCGCACGACGACGCCGAGCAGGAGGCCCTGGCCTGA
- a CDS encoding NRAMP family divalent metal transporter, which produces MTNVTLDPNFPAPHTAVLDEAHTGDIKGALGTIRLDDTAPRQGLTAKLKTLLAIIGPGLIVMVGDNDAGAFATYGQAGQNYGTTLLWTLLLLIPVLYVNQEMVLRLGAVTGVGHARLILERFGKFWGAFSVIDLFLLNALTLVTEFIGITLATGYLGLPKAASVVVAAAIIIASAFTGSFRRFERIAIALCAGSLLLVPVYFMVHPKTSQMAQDFFVPSMPGGSGELATVMLLIIAIVGTTVAPWQLFFQQSYVIDKRITPRFMKYEKADLVIGIAVVVIGAAAMMGLTAAAFAHTAGAGQFTDTADVAHGIAAHAGKLAGVLFAIALLDASIIGAFAVSLSTAYAIGDVFGIKHSLHRGVGGAKGFYAVYACLVATAATVVLIPGAPLGLLTEGVQTLAGVLLPSASVFLLLLCNDKDVLGPWVNGPKTNAFTAAVVGVLVTLSVILTAAVLFPGISAHAILTIMAACGVAGVLAAGYAFTRRRTGTKEDPIDRTGRAEWRMPPVETLAKPTVSTGYKIGMGALRGYLLIAMVLVVIKIVQAATAG; this is translated from the coding sequence ATGACCAACGTGACGCTCGACCCGAATTTCCCCGCGCCGCACACGGCCGTGTTGGACGAAGCCCATACGGGCGACATCAAAGGCGCGCTCGGCACCATCCGCCTCGACGACACCGCCCCGCGCCAGGGCCTGACCGCCAAGCTCAAGACCCTCCTGGCGATCATCGGCCCCGGCCTCATCGTCATGGTCGGCGACAACGACGCCGGGGCGTTCGCCACCTACGGCCAGGCCGGCCAGAACTACGGCACCACCCTGCTGTGGACCCTGCTCCTGCTCATCCCCGTCCTGTACGTCAACCAGGAGATGGTGCTGCGGCTCGGCGCCGTCACCGGCGTCGGGCACGCCCGCCTCATCCTCGAACGGTTCGGGAAGTTCTGGGGCGCCTTCTCGGTGATCGACCTGTTCCTGCTCAACGCGCTGACGCTGGTCACGGAGTTCATCGGCATCACCCTGGCCACCGGCTATCTGGGCCTGCCGAAGGCCGCTTCCGTGGTCGTGGCCGCCGCGATCATCATCGCCTCCGCGTTCACCGGCTCCTTCCGGCGGTTCGAGCGGATCGCCATCGCGCTCTGCGCCGGATCACTGCTCCTGGTGCCCGTCTACTTCATGGTCCACCCCAAGACGTCACAGATGGCACAGGACTTCTTCGTCCCGTCCATGCCCGGCGGCAGCGGCGAACTGGCCACCGTGATGCTGCTGATCATCGCCATCGTCGGCACGACGGTCGCCCCCTGGCAGCTGTTCTTCCAGCAGTCCTACGTCATCGACAAGCGCATCACGCCGCGCTTCATGAAGTACGAGAAGGCCGACCTGGTCATCGGCATCGCCGTCGTCGTCATCGGCGCGGCGGCCATGATGGGCCTGACCGCCGCCGCGTTCGCGCACACCGCCGGGGCCGGCCAGTTCACCGACACCGCCGACGTCGCCCACGGCATCGCCGCCCACGCCGGCAAGCTCGCCGGGGTCCTGTTCGCCATCGCCCTCCTGGACGCCTCGATCATCGGCGCCTTCGCCGTCTCGCTCTCCACCGCGTACGCGATCGGCGACGTCTTCGGCATCAAGCACTCCCTGCACCGCGGGGTCGGCGGAGCCAAGGGCTTCTACGCCGTCTACGCGTGCCTGGTCGCCACCGCCGCCACCGTCGTCCTCATCCCCGGCGCCCCGCTCGGGCTGCTGACCGAAGGCGTCCAGACCCTCGCCGGAGTCCTGCTGCCCTCCGCCTCGGTCTTCCTGCTGCTGCTCTGCAACGACAAGGACGTCCTCGGGCCGTGGGTCAACGGGCCCAAGACGAACGCCTTCACCGCCGCCGTGGTCGGCGTCCTGGTCACCCTCTCCGTCATCCTGACCGCCGCCGTCCTCTTCCCCGGCATCAGCGCGCACGCGATCCTCACCATCATGGCCGCCTGTGGCGTCGCCGGGGTCCTCGCGGCCGGATACGCCTTCACCCGCCGCCGCACGGGCACCAAAGAGGACCCGATCGACCGCACCGGCCGCGCCGAGTGGCGGATGCCGCCGGTGGAGACCCTCGCCAAGCCGACCGTCTCCACCGGCTACAAGATCGGCATGGGCGCCCTGCGCGGCTACCTGCTGATCGCGATGGTCCTGGTCGTCATCAAGATCGTCCAGGCCGCAACGGCGGGCTGA
- a CDS encoding N-acetyltransferase family protein, whose amino-acid sequence MDIIVRSAIAEDLSSLLALYGELNPDDTPLPQQSADTIWAGICRQQGRTVLVAEADGVVVGTADCMVLPNLTRGGRAILFVENVVVADSVQRRGIGQRLMEAVVQLGEAAGCYKVQLLAADDPYVHTFYEACGFKPLAQGFRRYLQEEETGATSASTEPVTDLPMNRAARP is encoded by the coding sequence ATGGACATCATCGTGCGCTCGGCGATCGCGGAAGACTTGTCGTCGCTGCTGGCTCTGTACGGCGAATTGAACCCTGACGACACACCCTTGCCCCAGCAGTCCGCCGACACCATCTGGGCGGGGATCTGCCGGCAACAGGGCCGTACGGTGCTGGTTGCCGAGGCCGATGGTGTCGTTGTCGGTACCGCTGACTGCATGGTCCTGCCGAACCTCACCCGTGGCGGTCGGGCGATTCTGTTCGTGGAGAACGTGGTGGTCGCCGACTCCGTTCAGCGGCGTGGCATCGGACAGCGACTGATGGAGGCCGTCGTACAGCTCGGCGAGGCCGCCGGCTGCTACAAGGTCCAGCTGCTGGCAGCCGACGACCCGTACGTGCACACCTTTTACGAAGCCTGCGGCTTCAAACCCCTGGCACAGGGGTTCCGCCGCTACCTCCAAGAGGAGGAGACCGGCGCCACGTCGGCCAGTACCGAGCCGGTAACCGACTTGCCGATGAATCGCGCAGCGCGCCCTTGA
- a CDS encoding RICIN domain-containing protein, translated as MSAHRPRATRISGLLATSALLTTGLITATPAAAVTGPEAATGAHPYAVKLSIGTDESSRACTGALVDRFWVLTAASCVATTPGASVEAGKPAFAARATLSDGRTLDVTEVAPRTDRDAALLRLAAPVTSIAPATLADKAPADGTELKALGFGRTKSEWVPDKPHTGTFALNATTSTTLAITGKGADALCKGDTGGPLLDASGRIVAVNSRSWQGGCLGAPATESRTGAVSSRTDDLAPWLQQVRFTTASIQNALSNRCAYVGWRTPDNGAPAQAVDCDPQYADQVWKLEPVKGGYLIRNHNSNRCLVVSWRTPEDGAPVTQYDCNPDYADQVWKLEPVAGGGYSVRNSVSDKCMYVSWRTPEWGAPVTQVGCDSRYVDQVWKI; from the coding sequence GTGTCTGCACACCGTCCGCGCGCCACGCGGATCTCCGGCCTGCTCGCCACCTCGGCCCTGCTGACGACCGGACTGATCACCGCCACCCCCGCCGCCGCCGTCACCGGCCCCGAGGCCGCCACCGGCGCGCACCCCTACGCCGTCAAACTCTCCATCGGCACCGACGAGTCCTCCCGCGCCTGCACCGGCGCGCTGGTCGACCGCTTCTGGGTCCTGACCGCCGCGAGCTGCGTCGCCACCACCCCGGGCGCCTCCGTGGAGGCGGGCAAGCCCGCCTTCGCCGCCCGGGCCACGCTCAGCGACGGCAGGACGCTCGACGTCACCGAAGTCGCCCCGCGCACCGACCGCGACGCCGCCCTGCTGCGCCTCGCCGCCCCCGTCACCTCGATCGCCCCCGCCACCCTGGCCGACAAGGCTCCGGCGGACGGCACCGAGCTGAAGGCCCTCGGCTTCGGGCGCACCAAGAGCGAGTGGGTGCCGGACAAGCCCCACACCGGCACCTTCGCCCTCAACGCCACCACGTCCACCACCCTCGCCATCACCGGCAAGGGCGCCGACGCGCTCTGCAAGGGCGACACAGGCGGCCCGCTGCTGGACGCCTCCGGCCGCATCGTCGCGGTCAACTCCCGTTCCTGGCAGGGCGGCTGCCTCGGTGCCCCGGCGACGGAGAGCCGTACCGGCGCGGTCTCCAGCCGCACCGACGACCTCGCCCCCTGGCTCCAGCAGGTCCGCTTCACCACCGCGTCGATCCAGAACGCGCTCAGCAACCGCTGTGCGTACGTCGGCTGGCGCACCCCCGACAACGGCGCCCCGGCCCAGGCCGTCGACTGCGACCCGCAGTACGCCGACCAGGTCTGGAAGCTGGAGCCGGTCAAGGGCGGCTACCTGATCCGCAACCACAACAGCAACCGCTGCCTCGTGGTGTCCTGGCGCACCCCCGAGGACGGTGCGCCCGTCACCCAGTACGACTGCAACCCCGACTACGCCGACCAGGTGTGGAAGCTGGAGCCGGTCGCCGGCGGCGGCTACTCGGTGCGCAACTCGGTGTCCGACAAGTGCATGTACGTCTCGTGGCGCACGCCCGAGTGGGGCGCGCCGGTGACCCAGGTCGGCTGTGACTCGCGCTACGTCGACCAGGTCTGGAAGATCTGA
- a CDS encoding trypsin-like serine protease, producing MSLLYSRLTRTAGLVVTATAVTAGLVTAGTAQAVTGPEAAAGQHASAVKLSIGDVESGRSCTATLVDPSWIMTAASCFASTPGSSVPSGRPALATTATLSDGKSVEVTDVVARDDRDVALARLAAPVTSVSAASRAATAPAAGTDLVAAGFGRTATEWVPGKLHTGSFTVTTANPTSLAITGKGTDAICKGDTGGPLFNAAGELVGVNSRSWMGGCLGTNPAETRTGAVAARTDGLNDWIASAKQRPAVLRSGATLASGATLTSEYGKLVMQADGNLVIYHGTGGEGRGGALWASGTGGNPGAFARMQADGNLVVYKKGGGDTVANSALWASGTWGHAGATLSLGADANLVVSEVVTNGNAGMGKLLWQTGTGPRGDKLAADAKLMPGQWLTNGKTVLLMDIQGNVLIRELATGRELWSKVTWDWYSYLHMQNDGNLVLYKKDGGQGKDGALWSTQTWNGAGSYATLETNGSLVVRWNSGGERWASSSFRGQQSGRCLDSYNGNDAVIWDCWGGANQQWVTTAAKELRSGGKCLTAEPGANQGSHLKVIDCDGRAEQKWNVNTDNATITSALKPNQCVNVFSEATANASIVGLWQCGNGTNAQWTRP from the coding sequence ATGTCCCTCCTGTATTCCCGTCTGACGCGGACGGCCGGTCTGGTGGTGACCGCCACCGCCGTCACCGCCGGACTGGTCACCGCCGGCACCGCGCAGGCCGTCACCGGCCCGGAGGCCGCTGCCGGTCAGCACGCCTCCGCCGTCAAGCTGAGCATCGGCGACGTGGAGAGCGGTCGCAGCTGTACCGCGACGCTCGTCGACCCGTCCTGGATCATGACGGCCGCCAGCTGCTTCGCCTCGACGCCCGGCTCGTCCGTCCCGTCCGGCCGCCCCGCTCTGGCGACCACGGCGACCCTCAGCGACGGCAAGTCCGTCGAGGTCACCGACGTCGTCGCCCGTGACGACCGGGACGTGGCCCTGGCCCGGCTCGCCGCGCCCGTCACCTCGGTGTCCGCCGCGTCGCGCGCCGCCACCGCTCCCGCCGCCGGTACCGATCTGGTCGCCGCCGGTTTCGGCCGCACCGCCACCGAGTGGGTGCCGGGCAAGCTCCACACCGGCTCCTTCACCGTCACCACCGCCAACCCGACCAGCCTGGCCATCACCGGCAAGGGCACGGACGCGATCTGCAAGGGTGACACCGGCGGCCCGCTCTTCAACGCCGCGGGCGAACTGGTCGGCGTCAACAGCCGTTCCTGGATGGGCGGTTGCCTCGGCACCAACCCGGCCGAGACCCGCACCGGCGCCGTCGCGGCCCGCACCGACGGCCTGAACGACTGGATCGCCTCCGCCAAGCAGCGCCCGGCGGTCCTGCGGTCTGGGGCGACGCTGGCCTCCGGCGCGACGCTCACCTCCGAGTACGGCAAGCTCGTCATGCAGGCCGACGGCAACCTGGTCATCTACCACGGCACCGGCGGCGAAGGCCGCGGCGGCGCCCTGTGGGCGTCCGGCACGGGCGGCAACCCGGGCGCGTTCGCCCGGATGCAGGCCGACGGCAACCTCGTCGTCTACAAGAAGGGCGGCGGCGACACCGTCGCGAACTCCGCCCTGTGGGCGAGCGGCACCTGGGGCCACGCGGGCGCCACCCTGTCGCTGGGCGCCGACGCGAACCTGGTGGTCTCCGAGGTCGTCACCAACGGCAACGCGGGCATGGGCAAGCTCCTGTGGCAGACCGGAACCGGGCCGCGCGGCGACAAGCTCGCCGCCGACGCGAAGCTGATGCCGGGGCAGTGGCTGACCAACGGCAAGACCGTCCTCCTCATGGACATCCAGGGCAACGTCCTCATCCGCGAGCTGGCCACCGGCCGTGAGCTGTGGAGCAAGGTCACCTGGGACTGGTACTCCTACCTGCACATGCAGAACGACGGCAACCTCGTCCTCTACAAGAAGGACGGCGGCCAGGGCAAGGACGGCGCCCTGTGGTCCACGCAGACGTGGAACGGCGCCGGTTCGTACGCCACCCTGGAGACCAACGGCTCCCTCGTCGTGCGCTGGAACTCCGGCGGTGAGCGCTGGGCCAGCAGCTCCTTCCGGGGCCAGCAGTCCGGCCGCTGCCTCGACAGCTACAACGGCAACGACGCCGTGATCTGGGACTGCTGGGGCGGCGCCAACCAGCAGTGGGTGACCACGGCCGCCAAGGAGCTGCGTTCGGGCGGCAAGTGCCTCACCGCCGAGCCCGGTGCCAACCAGGGCTCGCACCTCAAGGTGATCGACTGTGACGGCCGCGCCGAGCAGAAGTGGAACGTCAACACCGACAACGCCACGATCACCAGCGCCCTCAAGCCCAACCAGTGCGTGAACGTCTTCAGCGAAGCCACCGCGAACGCCTCCATCGTGGGCCTGTGGCAGTGCGGCAACGGCACCAACGCGCAGTGGACGCGCCCCTGA